A single window of Flavobacteriales bacterium DNA harbors:
- a CDS encoding putative metal-dependent hydrolase yields MSDLAYPIGRFKYEAGNTEKHHQAMDSIARFGAALEAVCRDINDEQLAWRYRPDGWTIRQVVHHCADSHSNGVVRFKLALTEDTPRIKTYDEKAWSELADNQLPIVFSLGILFGVHARWDALLKSMTPQDFEKRFFHPEHDREISLAEMTQLYGWHSNHHLAHIQQALGFKGKY; encoded by the coding sequence ATGTCCGACCTCGCCTACCCCATCGGCCGCTTCAAATACGAAGCCGGCAACACAGAAAAACATCACCAGGCCATGGACTCCATCGCCCGCTTCGGCGCCGCCCTGGAAGCCGTGTGCAGAGACATCAACGATGAACAGCTTGCCTGGCGCTACCGCCCCGACGGGTGGACAATCCGCCAGGTGGTGCACCACTGCGCCGACAGCCACTCCAACGGTGTCGTACGCTTCAAGCTGGCCCTCACCGAAGACACCCCAAGGATCAAAACCTACGACGAGAAAGCCTGGTCGGAACTGGCCGACAACCAGCTGCCCATCGTCTTCTCACTCGGTATCCTGTTCGGCGTACATGCACGCTGGGACGCCCTCCTGAAAAGCATGACACCCCAAGACTTCGAGAAGCGCTTCTTCCACCCCGAACACGACCGCGAGATTTCCCTGGCGGAAATGACACAACTCTACGGCTGGCATAGCAACCACCACTTGGCGCATATCCAGCAGGCGTTGGGCTTCAAGGGGAAGTATTAG
- a CDS encoding bifunctional 3,4-dihydroxy-2-butanone-4-phosphate synthase/GTP cyclohydrolase II, with protein MSEQLNTIEEALEDIRAGKVVIVVDDADRENEGDFIAASRHATPELVNFMATHGRGLICASVVEKRCDELGLEMMVSKNTSLHETPFTVSIDLIGHGTSTGISASDRSKTILALINPDTKPTDFAKPGHIFPLRAKAGGVLRRAGHTEAAIDLSRLAGYEPAGVLVEIMNEDGTMARLPQLLEIAKKFNLKVISIEDLIAYRIAKESLIDKEVEVDMPTEYGHFKLIAYRQTTTGEEHLALVKGEWQEDEHVLVRMHSSCLTGDIFGSCRCDCGSQLHKAMEMIEKEGKGVVVYMNHEGRGIGLLNKLKAYELQEQGRDTVEANLELGFKADARDYGIGAQILRDLGVSKIRLLSNNPKKRTGLISYGLEIVENVALEITPNEHNKKYLETKKNKMGHTLKLKG; from the coding sequence ATGAGCGAACAACTGAATACAATCGAAGAAGCCCTGGAAGACATCCGGGCCGGCAAAGTGGTGATCGTGGTGGATGATGCCGACCGTGAAAACGAAGGAGATTTCATTGCCGCCTCGCGCCATGCCACCCCCGAACTGGTGAATTTTATGGCCACCCACGGGCGCGGACTCATCTGCGCCTCCGTGGTGGAAAAACGCTGTGATGAACTCGGACTGGAGATGATGGTGTCCAAAAACACCTCGCTCCACGAAACGCCGTTCACCGTTTCCATCGACCTGATCGGCCACGGCACCAGCACGGGCATTTCCGCCAGCGACCGGTCCAAGACCATCCTGGCCCTGATCAACCCGGATACCAAACCCACAGACTTTGCCAAACCCGGCCATATCTTCCCCCTCCGTGCAAAAGCCGGTGGTGTATTGAGACGTGCCGGACATACCGAAGCCGCCATCGACCTTTCCAGGCTGGCCGGCTACGAACCTGCCGGTGTGCTGGTGGAGATCATGAACGAAGATGGCACCATGGCGCGGCTCCCGCAGCTGCTGGAGATCGCGAAGAAGTTCAACCTGAAGGTCATCTCCATCGAAGACCTGATCGCCTACCGCATCGCCAAGGAAAGCCTGATTGATAAGGAAGTGGAAGTGGACATGCCCACCGAGTACGGCCATTTCAAGCTGATCGCCTACCGCCAGACCACCACCGGTGAAGAACACCTGGCCCTGGTGAAAGGCGAATGGCAGGAAGACGAACATGTGCTGGTGCGGATGCACTCATCCTGCCTGACCGGTGATATCTTCGGCTCCTGCCGCTGCGACTGCGGTTCCCAGCTGCACAAAGCCATGGAGATGATTGAGAAGGAAGGCAAAGGCGTGGTTGTGTACATGAACCATGAAGGCCGCGGCATCGGACTGCTGAACAAACTGAAAGCCTACGAGCTGCAGGAACAAGGCCGCGATACCGTGGAGGCGAACCTGGAGCTGGGCTTCAAAGCGGACGCACGGGATTACGGCATCGGGGCGCAGATCCTGCGTGACCTGGGCGTGTCGAAGATCCGCCTGCTCTCCAACAACCCGAAAAAACGCACCGGCCTGATCAGCTACGGACTGGAGATCGTGGAGAACGTGGCCCTGGAGATCACGCCGAATGAACACAACAAAAAGTACCTGGAGACGAAGAAGAACAAGATGGGACATACGTTGAAGTTGAAAGGGTAA
- a CDS encoding type II toxin-antitoxin system RelE/ParE family toxin, with translation MAEVRWTDQAIEDINNIAEYISKDSLTFARIQTDRFFERVEILETQPLAGRIVPELNDQTIRELVMGNYRIVYLMDSEDTATILTVHHSRRQLSNNPAFEEDK, from the coding sequence ATGGCTGAAGTAAGGTGGACCGACCAGGCAATTGAAGATATAAACAACATTGCCGAATACATTTCCAAAGACAGCCTCACATTTGCCCGGATCCAAACCGATAGATTTTTCGAACGGGTAGAAATCCTGGAGACTCAACCACTGGCCGGACGCATTGTTCCGGAACTCAATGACCAAACCATAAGGGAGCTGGTTATGGGCAATTACAGGATCGTTTATCTCATGGATTCAGAAGACACAGCAACCATTCTAACTGTGCATCACAGCCGCAGACAACTATCCAACAACCCTGCTTTCGAAGAAGATAAATAA